From a region of the Mercurialis annua linkage group LG1-X, ddMerAnnu1.2, whole genome shotgun sequence genome:
- the LOC126660331 gene encoding auxilin-related protein 1 has translation MDTFDELTKGYGIKPQGKSAPMALSKQPITPNFTSSSYDSSDSRNSSYNSISGNGSFSFNNYNEPLFSTTKKPQDFNGLNDYNDDGFMSFGGFQKSSNSNRDGSFDPLFSNSGSFSGDDLLSGFDGFNSNNNNASNSTDYISGSFISQPKDQSAPVNDLFGDSTATFQPPSKNRSVSFDDLIPGFGDHSSHSSNQRENTGKNNSTYTSTDAPFIVLESNSTTAKSNFTEPVGKSSKCNHSGSRKPAISPNVLSPLKPPPKPGQILKSDKVKSSNTSSIDELEEFGRIKVRNNSDGHLDVRHAKEARERQATKANRNKEAGDATQNNQQLSADDIDFISNMGYRSSSAPRSRAATLDPIFDATINSRGEPPVAHKKSISASSSMRKASPTTSIVDDLPSMLGDISLFGGFEEVKGETEERRRARFDRHQRTQDRLEKAVADMKQRDLQTQYEQEERRRLADKMDFAVKSWAGGKEGNMRALLLSLQDVLWPECGWVPVPLADLLTSESVKKVYRKATLSVHPDKVQQKGATLEQKYIAEKVFDILKESWKKFEANELSK, from the exons ATGGATACATTTGATGAGTTAACCAAGGGTTATGGAATAAAACCGCAAGGCAAGTCAGCTCCAATGGCTCTCTCTAAACAACCCATCACTCCAAATTTCACTTCTTCTTCCTATGACTCTTCAGACTCCAGAAATTCTTCGTACAATTCAATCTCTGGTAATGGGTCTTTTTCCTTCAATAATTACAACGAACCCCTTTTCTCCACTACTAAAAAACCCCAGGATTTTAACGGTCTAAATGATTACAATGATGACGGTTTCATGTCTTTTGGTGGATTTCAAAAGAGTTCAAATAGTAATAGAGATGGGTCTTTCGATCCTCTTTTTTCAAATTCTGGTTCCTTTAGTGGTGATGATTTATTGAGTGGCTTTGATGGCTTTaattctaataataataatgccAGTAATAGTACAGATTATATTTCTGGGTCATTTATATCTCAGCCTAAGGATCAGAGTGCCCCAGTTAATGACTTGTTTGGGGACTCTACTGCTACATTTCAGCCTCCTAGTAAGAATAGATCTGTTAGTTTCGATGATCTCATACCTGGCTTTGGTGATCATTCAAGCCACTCATCAAATCAAAG AGAAAATACAGGAAAGAATAACTCAACATACACCTCAACAGATGCTCCTTTCATAGTGTTAGAATCAAATTCAACCACAGCAAAATCCAATTTCACAGAACCAGTGGGAAAATCCAGTAAATGTAATCATTCTGGAAGCAGAAAACCTGCTATATCGCCAAATGTTTTGTCCCCACTAAAGCCCCCTCCAAAACCAGGACAAATTTTGAAGAGTGATAAAG TTAAAAGCTCAAATACATCTTCCATAGATGAACTTGAAGAGTTTGGCAGGATTAAGGTGCGAAATAATTCTGATGGACACTTGGATGTTCGCCATGCTAAGGAAGCAAGGGAGAGACAAGCCACAAAAGCAAACAGAAATAAAGAAGCTGGAGATGCTACTCAAAATAATCAGCAGTTGAGTGCAGATGACATAGATTTCATATCAAACATGGGCTATAGATCCAGCAGTGCGCCAAGGTCAAGGGCTGCGACTTTG GATCCTATATTTGATGCGACAATAAACAGCAGAGGAGAGCCTCCTGTGGCCCATAAGAAGTCTATCAGTGCTTCATCTAGCATGAGAAAGGCTTCGCCTACGACAAGTATAGTTGATGACCTACCTTCAATGCTTGGAG ATATCTCATTGTTTGGAGGATTTGAGGAAGTTAAAGGTGAAACTGAAGAAAGACGAAGAGCCAGATTTGACCGTCATCAGAGAACTCAGGACCGATTG GAAAAGGCAGTTGCTGATATGAAGCAGCGCGACCTCCAAACTCAGTATGAGCAAGAAGAGAGGCGT AGGCTTGCTGATAAAATGGACTTCGCCGTAAAAAGCTGGGCTGGAGGGAAGGAAGGCAACATGCGTGCTCTGTTATTATCATTACAAGAT GTTCTTTGGCCTGAATGTGGTTGGGTTCCAGTTCCACTGGCAGATTTGCTTACTTCTGAATCAGTAAAAAAAGTTTATCGTAAGGCAACACTATCTGTGCATCCCGATAAGGTTCAACAGAAAGGTGCTACTCTTGAACAAAAATATATTGCTGAGAAGGTTTTTGATATACTCAAG GAGTCTTGGAAAAAGTTCGAAGCAAATGAGCTTTCCAAATAA